The genomic region TGGTCCtggctttgcttgctttgtaGTGTCCCTGGGGGTTTCAGAGAAGGGTCTCATGGTCATTCCTGCCTGGGTCGGAAATTCCACTGAACAAGCACCTCCCTTAGTGCCTGTGGAGGCCTGACACTCCTCTGTGACACTTCTCTGGAGAGAGTCACCGCCATCAGGGTGAGCCATCTGCACCCAGCCATGAACAGGTGACACAAGGGAGCTTCCGGGCAGGGGGGCCTTGGGAATCTGCAGCCTTCAGCCAACAGAACCCCCCGGAAGGGGGCAAGGAGACATGGCCAGGGCTGCCCGTGGGGCAGAATACCTGCATCCATCAGGGCACGGTTGGACGTTAGCAGCTGAGGGGGGACCCTGGGGAGAAGGCCTGGGTGCTACGAGGACACCCCAGGAGCCAGTGGGACATGCTGACAGGGAGCAAGGCCAGCTCCTTACGGGGCTGCACTAGGGGCAGCGGGGGCCACCCAGACCACTTGGGCCCCCCTCGACTCAGCGCTGCTGTGTCTACCTCTGGAGCAGTGTGGCCCAGGCTGAGGGACGTGGGCTTCTTTGGCCCTGTGTCATGCaagctctgggcagcagagaAGTGGGCTGAGACTGCTCGAGGGGTGGTTGCGGTGATGGTGGAGTTCTTCCTCTTTGTAGGAAAGagcatgggaaagaaagaactcCACAATATTCAGACTGGGGGTGGTCAGATGGGGACTGAGGTGAAATGATTCtcaaagagcagagctgtggggcaAGAGGTCACCCAGAGGGTGTCTGGATCAGCCCCTAGAGCTGTGTTTCATGGATTACTGAGGGCAGGTGGAGAGACATCAGTAAGGCCGGGAGGTGCTGAGGTGAGAGCAAGGTGGGGAAGCAAGGTGGCTATCTAAGTGCTGCAGGGAAACAGGTGCAGACATGCGACAGCATAGGACAGCCTGTGGTGCTTATTGTCAAGGATCTGTTGCAAGATGGAAGCCCCCAACAGAGCCAGGAGCTTTgtctgctgggctctggctcTTGTCTCTTTCAGTGAGGTCTATGAGGAGACAGCTCATCCTTACAGAAGGAGGGTCTCAATGCCTCCTCATGCCCCTCCAGGAGCCTAGGAGATGTCCTCCTGGAGCGTTGTCCTTGGCATTGCCCTTACCCACTGTGCACTGACCCAGGAAGAGCCCTAAACCCCACGGGAGGGACAGGAGCTCCCTTCCCAGAGGCTGGGGTCAGGGCCCGACTGTTGGGCTTCATGGGACACATCAAGGTTTCCTCAGCATCAGGGCCACCTTTACTGGGCCTTGGTCTCCCCGCCATCACTGCCTGCACTTTTCTGCTCCAACAAGTCCGTGGGGAGGCTTTGTCAGTAATGACCCTCACTGGGACCAGCTGTCAGGGGAGAACTCCTCACAGCCACCTCCCCACGGTGAGTCTCAGGGTGAGGGCAATGCCACTACACACCCTGCCAGGCTCTCCTGGAGCTGGCACAACCCTCAGCCCATGGGAGCTGTCAGGAGGACGCTCGGTGTTGGAGTTGAAGGGCACGCAGGGCTTGTGTGCTGCAGGGTCAGTGTGCAGGGCCCAAGGGGCATGGGGCAGTAACATCTGCAGTAGAGACTAAGGCTCCttgagcactgctgctgctctgaggcaCCTCACACACCTCAGCATACAGACGGTACCGACATCACCTTTGTTGTCTCAGGGAATTCTTTGGCCTTCTCCTCATGTCATGCAGCAGGGACATGTCTGTGGCTTGCGGACTTCTCAGCTCACTCCAGGTTCCCTTTGACCTGTTGCTGTAGACCAGGACTGACTGCCACAgagcccacagcacagccccctgctTCTTGTGGCACCCTCAGAACACCAACCAGAGAAAGGACAAGGAGCGGCAGGAAGATCGTCCTGAAAGGAGAGAGGCAGTATGTTGTTTGTGTGGGGTTTGTTGAGACATGCAATGGATTGGGGTCAGAAAAGTCCTTAATTTTTGCactgtctttgcttcttttggaCAGGCTCCCTTGCTCAGAGGCAGTAAATGTgtaacagcagctccatcaccgagttcctcctgctggcattcgcaaacacacaggagctgcagctcctgcactttgcgctcttcctgggcatctacctggctgccctccttggaaacggcctcatcctcactgccATAGCCTgtgaccaccgcctccacacccccatgtacttcttcctcctcaaccttgCTCTCCTCGACAtaggctgcatctccaccactgtgcccaaagccatggccaatgccctctggaacaccagggccatctcctatcaaGGGTGTGCTGCACAAGTCTTCTTTTTAGTCTTCTTGTTCAGTTCAGAGTATTTCCTTCTCACTGTCATGGCCTAcgaccgctacgttgccatctgccagcccctgcactacgggagcctcctgggcagcagagcttgtgcccagatggcagcagctgcctggggcagtggctttctcaatgctgtcctgcacacggccaatacattttcccttcctctctgttGTGGCAATACCCTCAagcagttcttctgtgaaattccccagatcctcaagctctcctgctcagactCCTACCTAAGGGAATCTCAACTTACTACagctactgcttttctgttattggggtgttttgttttcattgctctgtcctatgtgcagatcttcagggccgTGCTGAGGATCCCCTCACAGCAGGgacggcacaaagccttttcaaCGTGtctccctcacctggccgtggtctccctctttctcagcacaattatttttgcccacctgaagcccccctcgatttcctccctttccctggATCTTGTTCTGGCATTCCTGTACTTTGTGGTACCTCCAGTAGCGAACCccttcatctacagcatgaggaacaaggAGATCAAGGTTGCCATGTGGAAAGTGATGACTGGGTGTTTTTCTTGAGCAGTATATTGTCCGCCTTCTTCTGTAAATCATTCTTAATATTACCCATGATAGGCGAAGCCAGTGGGTCTTActttcttgtgttgtttttttttttttttttttcccagttatattttatcaaatgttttccagagataaatacatttctttattttgcttgtgtATTTAAACCAATTAAAGtgcctttttgtcttctgtccttcctctgAGGCCTTTTTTGGCTGCAGGGACAGTGCCTGTGTGCAGAGGTGGAGGGGAGAAGTGTTATGGCCCAGCAGCATGGCCAGGGAGCACCAGTGCTGGGTGTTTTGGAGGTGTGGTATGACAAGGGCAGTGGTGCCTCAGCACCTCTAGTCCAGCACAAAGCTCATGGATGTGAAGTGGCTGTGAGTGGGCTTTCTTTGgaagtagctgacaggtcaccccTTGCCTCCTGGCTGGGATTGGTGCCTTTAGGCTCCTATTGGCTGGTCTCCATGACAGGACAGCACACACTGTGGGACATCCTCTCTTCCTAAGGAGCTGGGAGCCCCCATAGAGGAAGAGCTTTGGATCTGGGTTGGCATGTCAGaggtttcagcttttccctAATCCATAAGGGAAACAAGCACCTAAGGGTAACGTGTCACACCCCTGGCTTTGTCATCCCATGGGACAGGGGAGAGGGCAGCGACAGCCAAGGGACACATGAGATCCCCCggatcctcaagctctcctgctccagctcttaTCTCAGGGAAATTGGACTTCTTGTGCTTATTGCTGTTTTAGACTttggttgtttcattttcattgtggtgtcctatgtgcaggtcttcagggctgtgctgaggatgccctctgagcagggccggcacaaagccttttccacgtgcctcccgcacctggccgtggtctccctgtttgtcagcactgccatgtttgcctacctgaaACTTTCTTCCAAATCATTCCCATCCCTGGACCTGGaggtggcagttctgtactcggtggtgcctccagcagtgaagcccgtcatctacagcatgaggaaccaggagctcaaggatGCCTTGAGGAAAGTCTTTGGATACATGCTTATCCAACAGTGATAAAGGGCCAATTAC from Oxyura jamaicensis isolate SHBP4307 breed ruddy duck unplaced genomic scaffold, BPBGC_Ojam_1.0 oxyUn_random_OJ72040, whole genome shotgun sequence harbors:
- the LOC118159795 gene encoding olfactory receptor 14C36-like, translated to MCNSSSITEFLLLAFANTQELQLLHFALFLGIYLAALLGNGLILTAIACDHRLHTPMYFFLLNLALLDIGCISTTVPKAMANALWNTRAISYQGCAAQVFFLVFLFSSEYFLLTVMAYDRYVAICQPLHYGSLLGSRACAQMAAAAWGSGFLNAVLHTANTFSLPLCCGNTLKQFFCEIPQILKLSCSDSYLRESQLTTATAFLLLGCFVFIALSYVQIFRAVLRIPSQQGRHKAFSTCLPHLAVVSLFLSTIIFAHLKPPSISSLSLDLVLAFLYFVVPPVANPFIYSMRNKEIKVAMWKVMTGCFS